The following is a genomic window from Vicinamibacteria bacterium.
CACCCGTCGGCCCCGAAGGGGCTTCGTTCGCTGATGACCTTGGGGAGTTCGTGCTCCCCTACGACGTGGTTCGTACCGCCGCAGACCCCGATAGGATGCTGATGGAGTTTCTCGAGACCACCTACCGGGCAGCTGCCGATCTCGGCAAGTGGGACCGGGATTCACTCGAGGTCCGAGATCCGTGGCCACCGCGTTCGTAAACCGCCGGCGGTCTGCCGGGGCGACCGTGAACAGAAGACGAGACTCTTGTGTCAATATACCGCCCCTTAGGCGGCGTCAACCATGAAGAATTCCCCTCTCTTTCTGCTTCTGTTGGTTTTCTCCTGCGAGGATCCGGCGGAGCCGCCCGCGGATCTCGTCCTGAGAAACGGAAAGATCGTCACCGTCGACGACGAGAGGCCGGAGGCGCAGGCGCTCGCCAGCCGGGAGGGGCTCATCGTCGCCGTGGGAACGGACGCCGAGATCGAGCGTTACATTGGAGACGGCACTCGGGTCATCGACCTCCAGGGGATGCTCGCCGTCCCCGGGCTCATCGAGGGCCACGGCCACTACATGAGTTATGGAGCATCGCTCCAGGAGCTCGAGCTTCGCCACGCGAAGAGCTGGGAGGAGATCGTTGGGATGGTGGAAGAGGCCGTCGCGAGCTCTGCTCCGGGCGAATGGATCGTTGGCCGCGGATGGCACCAGGACAAGTGGGAGAGTCATCCTGAGCCGAGCGTCGAAGGGCTCCCCACCCACGAGAGCTTGACTCGGATAAGCCCGGAGAATCCGGTGTTCCTGAGCCACACGAGCGGCCACGGCGTCTTCGTGAACGCGAAGGCGATGGAAGCGGCGGGCATCTCGAGGGAGACGAAGGATCCGCCCGGAGGAGAGCTCGTCCGGGACGCGAAGGGGAACCCGATCGGGATGCTTCGGGAGGCAGCCGCCCAGCCAGCGCGGGATGCTCTCGATCGCTATCAGAGGGAGCGCCCGACCGAGGAGATCGAAGCGTCGAAGCGGGAACAGGTGAGGCTCGCCGCCGAGGACGCGATCCGGAACGGCATCACGAGCTTTCAGGACATGGGCTCGACCTTCGAAACCATCGATCTTCTGGCGAGGATGGCGGACGAAGGCAACCTGCCCCTTCGCCTCTACGTCGCCGTGCAGGAAACGGCCGAGGATATGAAGGACAGGCTCGCCAGGTACCGGACGGTGGGCCGGGGCAACGGGTTTCTCACGGTACGCACCATCGGGGAGAAAGTTCTCGATGGGGCGCTCGGGACTCACGGCGGCTGGCTCCTCGAGCCGTACAGCGATCTCCCCCGCAGCGTGGGGTTCAACGTCACACCGGTCGAGGACATCGAGGCTTCGGCGGCGCTCGCGGTCGAGCACGACTACCAGATGGCGATCCAGGGCATCGGGGACAGGGCCGTCCGGCTGCTCTTCGACATCTACGAGAAGGAGTTCGCGCGGCACCCGGAAAAGAGCGACTACCGGTGGAGGATCGAGCACGCCCAGGTGATCCATCCCGACGATCTTCCGCGCTTCGCGAAGCTCGGAGTAATACCGGGAATCCAGGGCATCTTCGCCTGCTCGGACGGCCCCTGGGTCGTCGATCGGCTCGGGGAACTGCGGACGAAGGAACGAGGCTACATCTACCGCTCGATGATCGATTCGGGCGCCGTCGTCCAGAACGGGACCGACCCTCCGGTCGAGGAGATCGATCCCATCGCGAGCTTCCACTGCTCGGTGACCCGGGAGCTTCCCGATGGATCGATCTTCCTCCCGGAGCAGGCGATGACCCGGGAGCAGGCGCTCCGGTCCTACACCCTCAATAACGCCTACGCCGCGTTCGAGGAAGACGTCAAAGGCTCGCTCACCCCGGGGAAGTACGCCGATGTCACCGTCCTGACGAAGGACATCCTCACTGTTCCCGACGACGAGATCCGCTCGGCTTCGGTCGCCTACACCATCATCGGGGGCGAGGTAAAGTTCCAGAGGTGACGAACCGCTTTACGACACGCTGTACTTGATGCCGCTGTTGGCGCCGGGGCGGGTCGAGCATTGGACTTCACACGTATCGTGACTCACAATGCCCTGAAGTCTGGAGAAGAACCGTGAAAGACAGGATCACCCGTCGTGACTTTCTCAACGGCACCCGTATAGCCATTGGTGCCTCTCTGCTGTCGCGATACACCGAAGTCTTTGGTGCGGAAGCTACGCAGTTCTCTCTCGGCTCCGACTACTACCCGCCGGCCTTGACGGGCATGCGTGGAAGCCATGATGGCTCCTGGGAGGTCATGCATGCGCGCGTCGACGGTCGCGAATGGCCAGCGGGCGATCCGGAGGAAGAACACGATCTCGTCATCGTCGGCGGCGGAATCAGCGGGTTGTCCGCGGCGCATTTCTTCACCCGGGCGCGCCGTGGCGCGAGGGTGCTGATCCTCGACAACCACGACGATTTCGGCGGACACGCAAAACGAAACGAGTTCAGCGCCGGCGGCAGGACGCTCATCGGTTACGGCGGCACGGAGTCGATTGACACGCCCTCGTCCTACAGCGACGTAGCGCGCAACCTGCTCGTCGATATCGGGATCGATGTCCAGCGCTTTTACCAGTACTTCGATCAGAAGCTCTACGACGAGCTCGGCCTCAGCTACGCGATTCTTTTCGACCAGGAGCACTTCGGCCAGCGCAAGCTCGTTACCGGTTACGGTACGCGACCCTGGCACGAGTTTGCCGCGGACGCTCCGCTCAGCGACAAGGCCCGCGCCGACCTCGTTCGAGCCTTCACCGATGAGCGCGATTACCTGCCGGGTATGAGCGTCGAAGAGAAGCGGAAGCTGCTCGCCAAGACCAGCTATCTCGACTACCTGAGGGACTACGTCAAACTCGACGATCAGGTTCTGGAGATCTACCGGCGCTGGGGAATGAGCTTCTGGTGCGTCGGTATGGATGAAGTGCCCGCCTTGTCGGTGCCTTCCTACGACGACGGCGGCGGCATGCCCGGTCTCAAGTACACCATGCCGCGCGTGGGATACCGGGGCAGTGAGCCGTACATCTTTCACTTTCCGGACGGAAACGCCTCCGTTGCGAGGCTACTGGTCCGTTCGTTGTTACCCGACGCCGTGCCCGGGTCCACCATGGAGGACGTCGTTACCGCGAGGGTCGATTACTCGAAGCTCGATCGGGACGGCGCGTCGATGCGGATCCGGCTGAACAGCACCGCGGTGAATGTGGCGCATACCGACGACGGAAAAGCGGTGCTCGTCACCTACGTCCATCAGGGCAAGGCGCGCACCGTGCGCGCCGGCTGGTGCATTCTCGCCTGTTACAACAGCGCGATACCGCACCTCTGTCCCGAGCTGCCCGAGGAGCAGGTGAAGGGGTTGAGCTACAACGTCAAGGTGCCGCTGACCTATACCAAGGTCGGTCTCCGGAACTGGCGCGCGTTCGCGGACCTCGGGATCCGTTACGTCTATTACACCAGCGATTTCTTCAAGCAGGTCGAGCTCGACTACCCCGTGTCGCTCGGTGAGTACGCGTTCGGCAAATCACCGGATGATCCCATGGTCGTACATATGTGCTACGTCCCCTTCTTCGCAGACATCCAGGGCCCGGACCAGTGGCGCGAGGGGCGGCGAACGCTTTTGCGCACCTCCTTCGACACGTTCGAGCGGCACGTGCGCGATCAGCTCGACGCGGCGCTGTCGAAGGGTGGCTTCGACGCGGACCGGGACATCGAGGCGATCACCGTCAATCGATGGCCCCACGGGTACTCTTACAGTCCCGGCTTGCTGTGGGAGCCCGAATGGCCGAATGAAGAGAGCAAGCCCTGGGTCGTGGGCCGGCGGCCGTTCGGTCGCATCGCGATCGCCAACTCGGACGCCGGTGCGAGGGCCGACACCAACTCGGCCATCACGCATGGACATCGCGCCGTGCAGGAACTTGTGTGAGGGCCTTTATCATCGCCAAACGGGAAGCGAGGTCTGGCGTTCACACCGACGTCTACGATCGAGGCCCACAGGCCGTCGGTCTCCCGTTCGTAAACCGCCGGCGTTCTTCCACGCCCGCACGGCGTCAGGACCCTCTCTCGGCGCGCTCTTTGACGCCGAGGAGCATCCGCCGATCCATGACGAATCCCACGGGCTCGGTGATGAGGGGCCCATAGGCTAACCGCGTGGCGAGATCGTCGGAGCAGTCGGATCGAAAGCGGCTGATGAACCGGCTGCGGCCGGCGTCGAGCGGTTCCACGAAGAACAGCCAGCTTGCCGACACCCAGTGCGAGCCTTCTTCGCGGGGCGCGCAGGCGACGAAGTAGCGGCCAGGCTCGACCGCGACCACCTTCATGGCCGGAAGCTTCGGATGGAGCACGAGCTCGTCGCCCTCGCGGTGCGCCCAATCGGGATGAATCGTCTCGGCGTTTTTCACGTCGCAGCCGGCGAGGTTCTCCAGCCACTGGTAGCTGTAGAATCCGCCGCGGTCGGCGCCGATTTGAGCGACCCAAGGCCAGACGTCGTCCGGCGATGCGTCGATCGCGACTCCGTGAGTCCAGCTCCATCGCGGTTCAGAGACGAGCTCGTCACCCGGATAGCCGCGTCCGGCCGTCTCGGCATCGAGACCCCAGTGTTGACGCGCATCGCGCAGGAACGGAGTCAGAAAGCTCAAGACCATCGCCCCCGAACCGAGCAGGCCTCTCGAGACGTCACGCCAGCTGTCTCGGGGCAAGCTTCCCTCGACGCGCGCCTTCAGACCGCGAAGCTGCGCCGACTCCATGAAATGGTGGACGGAACGGATCCACGAAGCATGAAGACGCCCCGTCTTCGGGAAGGCCGCTCGCGCGCGGACGATCAATCGCGTTTCGCCCGGACCGAGGGGCTCGAGAACGAATGCCCAGCTCACGTGCCAGTACCTCTCGGGACGTTCGTTGGCGAACGGGAGCTGAGTCTTCGCATCCGGGTCGAAAAGGCCTCCCAGGATCAGGACCCGCGGTGGCTCGGCACGCAGGACCTCGAAGCCGTCCTCCCCTTGGGGCGTTGCCGGCAGGACATCACCAACTTCTATCTGCTGGAGCTCGGCATGGATCTCCTTCGCGCTTTCGACCCCGGCATTATCCAGAAGATCGTAGCTATACCAGCCCGCTCTCCGGCAACCCATTTGGACGAGCCACGGCCAGATCGATTCCCGCGGCGCCTCGATGATGATTCCGTGCGTGAGCCGAGTGGAAGCGTCGGGGATGAGCTCGTCCCCGGGCAGCCTGCGCTCGTTCTCCTCGTCCTCGGGGAGACCCAGTTCCCTGGCGAAGGACGCCAGAACCTCGCGGCGAATGAACCGGGACGCCGGTCCGATGATCCGGAAGTAACGACGAAAGTGACGTCGCGCCTCCTCGTCGGTCGAGCGCACTCTCAGCTCGAGCTCGAGACGCGCGTTTCGCTCGCCCCGCGGAAGGGAGCGGAGCGCCCAGGCGACTTTGGTGAAGCCCGGTTCGTCGAAGCGGGCGAATTCGTCGCCGGTTCGGATATCGACGAAGGGAATGTCGAGCTCCCAGACTTTTCCAATAGCCCCGACGACGACCTCTCTTTCCGACTCCGCCAGAAGCCGGAATCCTGGGCCTGGCTGGCCCACGATGTCATCGATTCGCATCGCCACCGGTTCGACCTCGCCTCCCCGAAGCCGCGTGGGAAGCGTGCGCAGCGCGAACAGCGCCCGAATCAAGGCGGAGCGAGCGAGGTTACCGTGTCGTATAACCTCCCAGGCGCGGTGTTCATCGACGGCCGCATCGACGCGGTCGACCTCGACTCGGTCGGGCTCGGGAATCAGATCGTGGAGAGCGCTCACGAAGGCAGCATACCGCACCGGGAATTCACAACCGGCTACGTCGCGGGGGACGGCAGTCGGCCGCGGACCTCGAACTGCTCACGAAAAAGACGCAGCGTTTCCCGGTGGCGGCGATGCTCCTTCTTCGAGTCAGCGGCTTCGAGTTATAGCCGGCACCGCACCGCGTCCAGATACTCGACGACACGAACCAGACCCTGGACCGTCGCGATGAGCTCCGCGGGAACCCCTCCGAGATGGTGGTTCTCGGAATGGAGCCAGAGGCGACCCTTCTGTTCGTCTCCACCGGTGAGGGCGTCGAGGCTCCGGAAGAGCCGCACGAACAGGAGAGCGAGCTCCCCTTCCTTGCCCTCGGGATCGATCTCGCGGGAGCTCGCGGCGAGCCGGGAGACGCTAGCCGAGCTCACTCCCAGAACACGCGCCTGGTCCTTCTGAGCGAGCCCCAGCTTGTCCGCGGCGCGCTAGAAGGCCTTGGAGAGGACCATTCCCGGCTCGGGTCGCTCGGCAACTCGGGTGGTCTCCTTCATCAGATGAAACTATAAAGGCATTCGTTTTCAGGCGCAATTCTGGGCAAGGTACGATTCGTTCCGCACGGCCCCGGGATACACTGGGCCGATGCCACATTCGATCGAGGCCGCGCCGAGCGGCCGGGCGAAATGCCGCGGTTGTGGACGCCCTATAGCCCGGGGCGATCTTCGGCTGGGTGTGCGGCTCCCGAATCCGTTCGACGCGGAGAACGAGCTGACACTCTGGTTTCACCTGCTCTGCGGCGCCTACACCCGTCCCGATGCCTTTCTCGAGGCCGCGACCGACACGAGACAAGACCTCTTTGAGCGCGAAAAGCTCGAGTCGCAGGCCAGGCTCGGTCTCGAGTATCCGCGCCTCCCGCGACTCCGCGGCGTGGAGCGCGCCCGCACCGGCCGGTCGGCCTGCCGCAGCTGCCGCGAGGCCATCCCCAAGGACGCGTGGCGAATCGCACTCACCTTCTACGACGAAGTGGAGGGCCGCTTTTCACCGGGAGGTTTCCTCCACCTGCATTGTGGCAAGGAATACTTCGGTACGGCGGAGATCGTCGATCGACTCACGCATTTCACTCCCGGCCTCGAGCGAGCCCAGGTGGAGGAGATTGCGTCGGCCCTTAGGGGTTGAAGCGCTCACGACTTGGGGTAAATCTTCTCTCCCTCGTAGTCCTTTAGCCCGCAGAAACCAACCACATCGAATCCGTTCTCTTGCAACAAGGCCGCGGCACGCGCGGCACGTCCTCCGCCGTTTCAAGCCGTGAGGATGCGTTTGTCTCGCGGCAGCTCATCGAGACGGTCGGCGAGCTGATCGATGGGGATATTGACGTACCCTTCGATCGTGCCGAGCTCTTCGAGCTCTTCCGGTTCGCGAACGTCGAGCAAGATGACGTCGGCATCGGCAAGCGCCTCCGCGATCTCGTTCGCTTCGATCCGTGGCGCTTCGCTTGCCGCCGGGGCAGAGCCTCCTCCGCCGCAAGCGAGCAGGACGCTTGCGGCAAGAACCCCGAGCCACGTGGTCGTCTTCAACATTCGCACCTCCGAGTGGCATACGCTACATCAATCGGGTCGGGATTGCGAGGAGAACCGGAAACACCTCCAAAAGCGACGCGAAAACGCTGGACGTTGCTTCGTGATAGCGTTTTGGTTTCATGTCCGATAGCTTGAACACGGCGCAGCGGGAAGCCGCGACCATCGTGGACGGGCCCGTCCTCGTCATTGCCGGAGCGGGCACGGGAAAAACCCATACGCTCGTGCATCGCCTGGTAAAGCTCGTCGAGGCCGGCATCCGGCCGGAGACCATCCTGCTTTTGACGTTCACCCGGCGCGCCGCCGAGCAGATGATCACGCGGGCGTCGAAGATCCTTGGCGGCGATCGCGAGCCGGTCGGTGGGGGCACGTTCCATTCGTTCGCCAACGCCACGCTTCGTCGCTATGGCCGTGACATCGACCTTCCCTCGAACTTCACGATTCTCGATCAGGCGGATACCTTCGACATTCTCAGCGGCATCCGCACCGACTTGAAGGCGACGGACAAGAGCATCGATCTCCCTCGACGGGAGACGATCGGATCGATTCTCAGCAAGGCGGTGAACCAGCAGATACCGATCGAGGACGTGGTCGCTCGGGAGTATCCGCAGTTCTTCGAGGTCGTCGATTACCTCGGCGTGATAGCGAGCCGCT
Proteins encoded in this region:
- a CDS encoding rhodanese-like domain-containing protein, with the translated sequence MLKTTTWLGVLAASVLLACGGGGSAPAASEAPRIEANEIAEALADADVILLDVREPEELEELGTIEGYVNIPIDQLADRLDELPRDKRILTA
- a CDS encoding amidohydrolase, with amino-acid sequence MKNSPLFLLLLVFSCEDPAEPPADLVLRNGKIVTVDDERPEAQALASREGLIVAVGTDAEIERYIGDGTRVIDLQGMLAVPGLIEGHGHYMSYGASLQELELRHAKSWEEIVGMVEEAVASSAPGEWIVGRGWHQDKWESHPEPSVEGLPTHESLTRISPENPVFLSHTSGHGVFVNAKAMEAAGISRETKDPPGGELVRDAKGNPIGMLREAAAQPARDALDRYQRERPTEEIEASKREQVRLAAEDAIRNGITSFQDMGSTFETIDLLARMADEGNLPLRLYVAVQETAEDMKDRLARYRTVGRGNGFLTVRTIGEKVLDGALGTHGGWLLEPYSDLPRSVGFNVTPVEDIEASAALAVEHDYQMAIQGIGDRAVRLLFDIYEKEFARHPEKSDYRWRIEHAQVIHPDDLPRFAKLGVIPGIQGIFACSDGPWVVDRLGELRTKERGYIYRSMIDSGAVVQNGTDPPVEEIDPIASFHCSVTRELPDGSIFLPEQAMTREQALRSYTLNNAYAAFEEDVKGSLTPGKYADVTVLTKDILTVPDDEIRSASVAYTIIGGEVKFQR
- a CDS encoding FAD-dependent oxidoreductase, which codes for MKDRITRRDFLNGTRIAIGASLLSRYTEVFGAEATQFSLGSDYYPPALTGMRGSHDGSWEVMHARVDGREWPAGDPEEEHDLVIVGGGISGLSAAHFFTRARRGARVLILDNHDDFGGHAKRNEFSAGGRTLIGYGGTESIDTPSSYSDVARNLLVDIGIDVQRFYQYFDQKLYDELGLSYAILFDQEHFGQRKLVTGYGTRPWHEFAADAPLSDKARADLVRAFTDERDYLPGMSVEEKRKLLAKTSYLDYLRDYVKLDDQVLEIYRRWGMSFWCVGMDEVPALSVPSYDDGGGMPGLKYTMPRVGYRGSEPYIFHFPDGNASVARLLVRSLLPDAVPGSTMEDVVTARVDYSKLDRDGASMRIRLNSTAVNVAHTDDGKAVLVTYVHQGKARTVRAGWCILACYNSAIPHLCPELPEEQVKGLSYNVKVPLTYTKVGLRNWRAFADLGIRYVYYTSDFFKQVELDYPVSLGEYAFGKSPDDPMVVHMCYVPFFADIQGPDQWREGRRTLLRTSFDTFERHVRDQLDAALSKGGFDADRDIEAITVNRWPHGYSYSPGLLWEPEWPNEESKPWVVGRRPFGRIAIANSDAGARADTNSAITHGHRAVQELV